CAGTGGTCCGCAGAACATCAACCCACATCTTGGTAAGCGCTTGTGTTatttttcacaatttttttcCAATTTGTTCGGAATTGTCCTTGTTCTCACTTTTACTTTACTGTCGTGATTGCGTAGGTGTTTGAGATTACTCAGGTGTATGACACTGATAGACTCATGCATGCTGCatatattattgaatttttaaaCTTCATATAAAGTTTTTGTGAATATCCTGGTCATTTTTTGGTTTTTCAGTTCAGATGCTAAAAAATATATGGAAACGGTTTGTTGAACAGGACTCCCAAAATTGAGGAAGGAGTGGATTGACAGAAGAGAGAAATTGGGTGGACCAAGGTTTACTCAGATGTACTATGCCAAGCAAGGTATCATTACTGAGGAGATGGCATTCTGCGCCGCTCGTGAAAAGCTCAACCCAGAATATGTGAGATCAGAGGTTGCTCGTGGCCGTGCAATCATTCCCTCAAACAAGAAGCACTTAGAGTTGGAGCCGATGATAGTTGGACGCAATTTCCTGGTGAAAGTAAATGCTAACATTGGAAACTCTGCTGTTGTAAGTTCCATTGAGGAAGAGGTTCACAAGCTTCAATGGGCAACAATGTGGGGTGCTGATACCATTATGGATCTTTCAACTGGACGTCACATCCATGAAACTCGTGAATGGATCTTACGCAACTCTGCTGTACCGGTTGGAACTGTTCCCATCTATCAAGCTCTTGAAAAGGTTAACGGGATCGCTGAGAATCTTAGCTGGGAAATTTTCAGGGACACGCTAATTGAACAAGCCGAACAAGGTGTTGATTACTTTACAATTCATGCTGGAGTTTTACTCCGGTACATCCCACTAACAGCTAAGAGGATGACTGGAATTGTTTCTCGCGGAGGGTCCATTCATGCAAAATGGTGCCTAACTTATCACAAAGAGAACTTTGCCTATGAGCATTGGGATGAGATTCTAGACATTTGTAATCAGTATGATATATCATTGTCAATCGGTGATGGATTGAGGCCTGGATCAATTTATGATGCTAATGATACTGCTCAGTTTGCAGAACTCTTAACTCAGGGCGAACTGACCCGAAGAGCTTGGGAAAAGGATGTACAGGTAACAAGAAGAATTTTTATTATGTGTACTAGTAGTTTGGCGATATGAAAGGTCACCTTACGCTTTCGTAATCCCCAAGCTATATTGTATTTTAtcgtcaaactttatttttattgtcataCTGGGTCTTATAATCGTAGTTTGATTGATCAAACGAATCATATTTGTAAATTACTCGTTTAAGGTGTCGTTTCTTCACCCAAGATGATACGTCATGCATACAGGTCATGAATGAAGGCCCTGGACATATTCCAATGCATAAGATTCCTGAGAATATGCAAAAGCAGCTGGAATGGTGTAATGAAGCACCATTCTACACTCTTGGACCTTTGACGACTGATATTGCTCCTGGATATGATCACATAACCTCAGCCATTGGTGCAGCCAATATTGGGGCTCTTGGCACAGCACTTCTCTGTTATGTAACTCCTAAAGAGCATCTTGGTTTACCTAATCGAGATGATGTGAAGGCCGGGGTTATAGCATATAAAATAGCCGCACATGCAGCTGATTTAGCAAAAGGTCACCCCCATGCTCAAGCTTGGGATGACACACTTAGCAAGGCAAGGTTTGAGTTCCGGTGGATGGATCAATTTGCTTTGTCACTGGACCCAATGACTGCCATGTCATTTCATGATGAAACCCTCCCATCTGATGGCGCTAAAGTGGCCCATTTCTGCTCCATGTGTGGACCTAAGTTTTGTTCTATGAAAATAACTGAGGATGTAAGGAAGTTTGCTGAGGAGCATGGTTACGGGACAGCAGAGGAAGCAATTCAGCAAGGCATGGATGCTATGAGTGCAGAATTCTTAGCTGCAAAAAAAACTATCAGTGGGGAACAACATGGTGAAACTGGAGGAGAAATCTACTTGCCAGAAGATTACATGAAGTCTAAAACTACCTAAAGGTGAAGTTTCTCTTATATGAAATTTTGCTAAGAACTATGGAAAATACAGCCCTAATGCTACAGTAtttaatgattaaaaaaatagaagaaacAATTAGAATTTTTGCTCCGTGAATCTATATGTAACACCTCTTACTCATTTTCTTGATTGGTTAATCTCATTAATTGCAGAATGTTCTTCCACCCATCCCCTGATAATGATCCTTGGTGGCTACTTATGAACACCGATTATAGTCGTTATCTTCAAGCACAGATGGTAAGTTAGATGAAATGGCTGCTAGTTTGTTGAACAGCTTAAGAGAAACATCTTTATTTGATATTGTCTTGATTAGTACTAGTAGTCCGCAATAAGAATCCTTTGTTTCTGTGCTTTACTGATCAGTCCATTCTATAATCTCGATTATTGATGAAAAAACGCACCAGGGGTGTCTGTATCTGCTCAGTACTGACCATTTGGCCAGGAAACTAGCAGTTCAGGCTGAGAAAGTCCCTTTGAACCTGATCAGGATAATGCCTGCGTAGGGAGTGtgcatatttttttatgctTGCACAGGGCTGGAGGTTCATCATTTGGTTCAGGCCATCGACTCGATTCTTTTGCAGCTTCTGGTTTATACTAGGAAATATTTGCCACATATCTGGGAAGTTTCATATTTCCTCGTTTCTCAAATCTTAATCTTTCTGGTATACAAATTGAAGTTACTGACCTAAGCCAGATATCATGTTAAACTGTGGGAAAATATTGAGAACTGGTAAATCTTTTAATAAATTAAGTTCAAAACATATAATGCACACACACTGTCAATAGGAATCCGTGATTCTCCAAGTTGTCAGCATTTTAACGAGACTAGTCCACCATAACCAATTCCTTGTTTCGTTTATGTAGAAATTTACATTTACATGAATTTATATCCTCGTGTAAATATTGAGGATCTTGGTACTTATATGTGTGTagaagaaaaaacaaaaacttCCACGATTTGTACATCTTATTTATATACAACTCCTACCGAGTATATGCCAATATTTCCCTCATGCAATTGACTTCGCACTGCAACTTGTGCTGCTGCTAGCCTTGCAATAGGCACCCTgagaaaataacaaaaattacaGAAGATATCAAACTTTTAAAACAAAATCATTTCTAGATTGAAGTATAGGTAGGTAGATGGATGATACCTAAAAGGAGAGCATGAAACATAATCAAGTCCATCTTCTACAAAGAAAGCAACAGAAGAAGGCTTCCCTCCATGCTCTCCACATATGCTCACCTGCCATTATACCGTATCATTTGACTTAGTCTAAAATTTCTATAAGGGCATTTGCTATGCAAATTGATTCGAGAAATGCTCACTTTTAGGCTCGGTCGAGCTGCACGCCCGCGCTCGGTTGCTATCTTGATAAGCTGGCCAACCCTTTCTGATCAAGTACCTATCGCCAAGAAATAAAACCAtcaaattttgatatgatacaagctccaaaaatatttaaaaggttAGGCtcgattttgttttttttccaaaaaatattGACAGAGCCACGAAAAGTGATAAACCTCAAACGGGTCGTTTGGTAGGATGAACCTTTGACAAGTAAATGGGAAGAAATTTGCCTACATCGTCTCTGCTATACCCATATGTCATCTGTGTGAGGTCATTTGTCCCGAAGGAGAAGAACTCTGCTTCTTTTGCAATCTTCACACATAAATCAAGAAAATCAAAACTTCATTTCGATCCTTCAAATGTTCTCTGATCGTTCCATTAGTGCAAAAATGCAAGTTCCGTAGCTCATCCGCGACCAAAGCAGCTGGAGGAATTTCTATCATGGTGCCTACTTTATAGCTCACAGAGGCACCCATCTCCGTAAAGACTTCATTCGCAACTCCACGAACCAAACTCGCTTGATGACTCAATTCCTGAATAACTAGATTTTAGCTGCGGTCGCATTCCCATCTCAGCTCCATTGGATACAACCACCCGAGATCGAGGGCGTTTCTAAGGATCAAGAGGTGATGAAAACAGTGTCTATGACATGCCTGAGGTGTTCCATTAGAGGAACCATTATTTCTGGCAGGACTGTAATGCCTTGGTTGTTCATGAAGATGGCAGCCTGGAATATTGCTCGAACCTGCATTTCGGATAAATCGGGGTACGATATTCCTAGCCTGAAAATTTTGATTCATtccatacataaacatagagaTAAAAGATACTTGAACGTGATATAAAACACTCAACAGACAGGATCAGGAAAAGGTACAACACCTGCATCCCCGAAATCCAAGCATGGGATTTACCTCTGGTAATTTCTCTATCCTTGAATAAACTTCGTCTTCACTCATACCTGTATCAATGGTTAGTTCCCGGACAATCTGTTCGATGTCTTCTTCTGGTAAAAATTGATGTAGTGGGGGGTCTAAAAGTTTGATTGTTACTGGCAGACCTGAGAAACGTTGGGGGAAAAAAAGGATCAGCTTTTTATTTTAATGGTTTATACAATTTTCATTTCACTAGTACGATGCACGTGCAACGCACgtaatatcaattatattataaaaattagaaaaatttgattttctaaaaaataatttgaatcattttgttatttatttgtgtTTGATATCTTATCATATTAGACGATTTTTAAGAACTTATATAACTTAGTTTCAAAATTGTTTtccaaattaaaattcaagcagttgattttatattatataataaattataatgaacataatatataacaaaatgaactgaaacaaatgtttctaaaaaaattatatatacaaaCACCACGTATAAAGCATAATAACCTAAAAGTCAAtcaaattatggattttatcaatatataaatcataatctACAAAATCGAAACATACTAAAgacaaataattatcaatttaaaattacTGTGACtaactcataaaaaaatattaaaacaaatgaaatagtaatattgatagtaaaatataactcataatatttaatttaatcttctaaagaatttttttctttttatttttacaattctATATCATGAATAATAAATTCTATATATCGATATTTCGTAGACTAACATTGATGACTATTAATTTCTTgttaaataagttttaaaataataaataaatcaacatatGTAAAGAAATGCACATTCAAATAAGATTATAtggtaaatatcaaataaactcatataataattattaaatgtaGATTTTAAACTATTGTGTTGGAATCAAAATTACGGCGTTTGACAAATTGCCAACTGATTATGCGAACCAACTGAATATAATAAACTGATCTACGCAACTGAAACGCAACTCAGTTATTCTCCTCACCAATTTATTGCCCAGCAGCTGATTAAttcagctgaacacgtcatTAACAACCGACTGATAGTACCACTACAGTCTGCAACTATTAGTgggacgccgcatttcagaggtCACAGAGTACGGTTGTCAGAAGAATAACGACGTGGCATATCAACGGATATAATATTCAAACAGcagttaatgttaccgttgaaatggaagcttataaatagttgaagagagcagctgaaaaaaaaaagggaatGAACCTACAACAAAATTCCAATCTCTttgaagcttgctgttacgctgCAAAATTCTTTACTTGCATTCAAATATCGAAAGCTCTCGCTTACTTGTTATATCAGTAGCATTCAGGCTATACATTTGAGCTtaatagcactttgtaatatctgctaattcttttaagttgtgctaagttcagtcaagGACTGTAAAgcgtttgtaactaagagtttcagttttggcagtgttaagtccaaactgaagtgggtcagtacaagtcttgtatttgatcaaagtcttttagtggatatcctatcttcgtgatagaaggggtgacgtaggagttattcaagtctccgaacatccagaaacaattgtGTTCTTTACTTCAGTTATTATATTTCAGTTAGATAttatatctttcagtcagttcatattccgcaactgttttttttagtttaactgattgtcattgactgaccTAGAGTCAGTTTGTAATCGAATTGAATCCAAATCTTCGAAGAGAATATAAAATTcgtgaagtgtttattcaacccacccccccttctaaacactttcatcattctaaccgatcctttcaagtgCTATCAGAGCAGTTGTATTTCGTCTCAGAATATCTTAATCAAACTGTTCAGTATGTCTTCTTTTAACAAGATttcaatgttttccagagaggATTTTGATGACTGAAAgataagaatgcaggctcacttagctgcacaagatgatgatatgtggtacgttataactgacggacccatgaagattttgAAAGCCACACAGCTGTTGCCATTACTGATGGGGTACCTCATCGTATAGAAAAACCCAGAGAAGAATGGACGACagaggataaaagaaaagccaatTTGGATAATGTGGCAAAGGACATACTATACAAGACGCTGGataaagtaaccttcagcaaaatcaaaatgtgcaagacagccaaagaaatttgggagaagctgatccagctttgCGAAAGGAATGaacaaaccaaagaaaacaaactttctgttgctgttcagaagtttgacaatatcaaaatgagAGTTGGTGAAacgatgcatgaatatgatgaaagaaccagctgcatcatcaatgaattaaatgcacttggaaaagtgtacacAAACAAAGAAGTTGCATTGAAGGtaatcagaggtcttcccaaggagtgggacgtgaagaccatggcaatgagggaatccAAGGATCTGAACAAAGTTGAGCTTCATGATCTCTTTGCTGATTTGAAAGCTTACGAGTTTGAGCTGGAAACTCGAGAAGGAGAATTTTCTACTCCAGCAGCCACGACTGCCTTAGCTGCTGTTAgaacagaaccaactggttcagttgaaaaAGCTACTGATCAACTAAGCAATGATGccatgtcattattcatcaaaaaattcggaaGATTTATGAGGAAAAATCAAGGAAATTTTCAGAATAAATATCAAAGAAGCAATTCCAAGGAAGAATCAAacgcttgctacaactgtggcaaaccaggtcacttcattgctgactgtaccAAACCAAAGaaagacagtcaaggctcaactgaaagaagaaagaaaccatatgagcacaaaaagagatccaaggatgataagaagttCTCTAGGAAGAAGCATGAAGTGCTCTtggctgaagagagcaaatcaaaatgggcagaaactgatagcGAGGGGTCAGAACCAGAAActtcatgcagttctagtgacaATGAAGAGGAAGTGAAATGTTTGATGGCTGGTGATACAGAACTGGAGTCCagcagtcaacaggtatttgactttagctcaactgattttaccagagaagaacttatttcaactcTGCATGATATGGTTAGTGAGTATCATAAGCTTGCCTTATCATTTGAAAAGGctagagcaaagcaaactgatcctatAGACAATAAgactaaaactgatgaatcagttgatatgTTGAGTCTGAAAAAGGAGATTGCTGAATTCAATACTGAAAGAAGCAAGGATCAATTAATGATTCAAAAGTTAATGCTTGAGaaatcaaagcaaactgagcttattgaggcttggaacaaatcatccgttgcattgactgatatacagaactcacagaaatcagttactgataaaactggtttagggttcagtaaccaagatgaaatgtctcCCAAAGATACtcgaccaaaactgaatatgaataaagggaaatacattcactttgtcaaatcagttatggtacaagaacaaccggAGCCAAGTAAATTGGTTGAACAGCCAACTGAAAGTATGAACAAGGGCAAAAGAtgtggtattggttatagcccaaaagtggTAACTGATTCACGCAGTCAGCCACCAAAAAGCTTtaacaaaaattattcaaatggctactccaattactataacaggaagccagttcagaaaagatactggctgaacaatcagttgaaaaaggacAAATCACATGTTGTATCTTCTGCACACTatacaccaagcacacacagaTCGGgaaagaccatctggaatacagcaactggacggtcagttagactgatccaagtctggattcctaaaggactaatcaattttggacccaaatagaaaagggtACTAGAATCTtatcttgtgtgtgattgcaggtaacaagtacaagcattgaATCAATatggtacttggatagtggatgctcacgaCACATGACAGGAGAGTcaaacttgttatctcaactggttaagtacactggaccaaacatcagttttggagataattccaaaggtaaaaaaTGTGGGTAAGGGTAAACTTATCTatggtaactttatcattaatgatgttttattagttgagaatctcaagtataatctgattagcatcagtcaattatgcgataatggattctcagttcagtttgacaaacattcttgTTCAGTCAAATGCTCAATTAATGAGATCATCCTAACTGGCGAACGGTGTGGAAATATATACAAAgttagttggaatgatcaatcttatgcaccagtatgtttagttgcttcaaaattttctcaaaactggttgtgacataagagattaaaccacctgaatttcaaatctattgcatatctgaataaccatgatcttgtcactggtttccccaaaatagattttatcaaagacaaaatttgtccagcatgtcagtttggtaaataagtaaaatcttcttttaaaaacaagggccgtAAATCCTTctcccgatgcttagagctgttgcacatggatctatttggcccaataccagtcatgagcttagggggatgAAATACACTTTGGTGgttgtagatgatttttcaagatttacttgggttatttttctcaagacaaaagaccaaactgctgcacaactgatcaagcttttcaaaagattattaaatgaaaaatcagttggtattgatagaatcagatccgatcgaggaactgaattcatcaatcaaattctttcaaattttttagaaaatactagaattaagcatgagctctcagcagctagaactcctcagcaaaatagtgtagctgagaggagaaatcggacccttaaagaagctgctagaacaatgcttgctgatccgggtatttctcaaagattttgggtagaggcagtaaacactgcgtgttatactcagaacagatcaatgattaataagaatcatatgaaaacaccttatgagatctggcatggaagaaaaagtgtggtttcatatttcaaaatattcggctgcagatgcttcattcttgacaatggcaaaaattatttaaaaacttttgatgctaaatctgcagaaggaatatttcttggatattcttcggTGAGCAAAGcctatagagtttttaataaaaactctttgaatgttgaagaatctatccatgttgtttttgaagaaactgtactaactgataagccaactgatccagttgagctagtggatagatttacagatatcagtttggaggatgatgatgaagaagacaatcatatcaatcaaaacaacctccaaacacctgaaccaaAAGTATTAGATCAACCAGCTGAACCAGAAGCTGTTCCTAaagatcagttgatagagcaaacaaatgatattcagttaccaactgaaaccgctccaactgaaactgaaaacattcagttgcccacagaagcagttgctgactcagaagcaataaatgctgaactcagatggaaaaaatcacatcctccagaattggtgataggtaatccatctgatccagtggGAACAAGAAATCAGATGCTCAATCTATTCATTCACTCAGCTTTTGTAttacaactggaaccaaagaaagctgaagaagctcttgctgatccaaactggataaatgcaatgcaagaagagctaaatcagtttatccataacaatgtctggaacctagttccaagaccagtttcaaaaactgttataggtacaaaatgggttttcaggaacaaactgaacgaagatggttcagttgtgcgcaacaaagcaaggctagtagcacaaggttataggcaagaagaaggaattgactacgatgagacatatgcaccagttgcaagactggaggcaatcagaatattccttgcctatactgcattcaaaaacttcaaagtctaccagatggacgtaaatagtgcatttctgaatggccagttgcaggaagaagtctacgttgaacaacctccaggttttatcaatcatcactttcctgatcatgtctaccatttgaacaaagccttatatggtcttaagcaagctccaagagcttggtatgacactgtttcaaaatttctaactgatcatgatttttctgttggatcagttgacaagactttgttcaaattctccaagaatgatcatattctactagttcaaatttatgttgatgacatcatttttgggtcaactaaccccaaattatgcaagaaatttgctaagttgatgcaggagaaatttgaaatgagcatgatgggtgaactgacattctttcttggattacaagtgaagcaactggagtcGGGTACTTTCATtagtcaa
This window of the Primulina tabacum isolate GXHZ01 chromosome 4, ASM2559414v2, whole genome shotgun sequence genome carries:
- the LOC142543392 gene encoding pyruvate, phosphate dikinase, chloroplastic-like, which encodes MSEDEVYSRIEKLPEARNIVPRFIRNAGSSNIPGCHLHEQPRHYSPARNNGSSNGTPQELSHQASLVRGVANEVFTEMGASVSYKVGTMIEIPPAALVADEIAKEAEFFSFGTNDLTQMTYGYSRDDVGKFLPIYLSKVHPTKRPV
- the LOC142543391 gene encoding phosphomethylpyrimidine synthase, chloroplastic, with product MASMQTSLASVVCNNRNRLTSQKFLNSSFFRGIDVNGRVSSLHRKDIDSSSFAGPKATLTFDPPATNKEKTKQRKHTEDPSAPNFLPLPSFEECFPKSSKEHVEVVHEQSGHLLRIPFRRIHLSGENPPFDTYDTSGPQNINPHLGLPKLRKEWIDRREKLGGPRFTQMYYAKQGIITEEMAFCAAREKLNPEYVRSEVARGRAIIPSNKKHLELEPMIVGRNFLVKVNANIGNSAVVSSIEEEVHKLQWATMWGADTIMDLSTGRHIHETREWILRNSAVPVGTVPIYQALEKVNGIAENLSWEIFRDTLIEQAEQGVDYFTIHAGVLLRYIPLTAKRMTGIVSRGGSIHAKWCLTYHKENFAYEHWDEILDICNQYDISLSIGDGLRPGSIYDANDTAQFAELLTQGELTRRAWEKDVQVMNEGPGHIPMHKIPENMQKQLEWCNEAPFYTLGPLTTDIAPGYDHITSAIGAANIGALGTALLCYVTPKEHLGLPNRDDVKAGVIAYKIAAHAADLAKGHPHAQAWDDTLSKARFEFRWMDQFALSLDPMTAMSFHDETLPSDGAKVAHFCSMCGPKFCSMKITEDVRKFAEEHGYGTAEEAIQQGMDAMSAEFLAAKKTISGEQHGETGGEIYLPEDYMKSKTT